One genomic segment of Chitinophaga parva includes these proteins:
- a CDS encoding aldo/keto reductase, with product MLYHTLGKSSLRVSEVAFGGMSLQGDESNNIRLLQQALAGGINFFDTADLYDKGANESLFGKAFHDRRDQVVIASKVGNQLRADGSGWDWNPRKEYILKAVEDSLRRLQIDYLDLYQLHGGTLDDPTDETISAFEQLQQQGKIRYYGISSIRPNVIRTWIERSNIVSVMMQYSLLDRRPEETVLGLLEANNIGVLARGSVAKGLLAGKPATEYSDFTTDLVQAQSDAVKAISGPRRTMGQTAMRYVLQHPAITSVVVGIRTEAQLQQALALSDTPELTPGEMQSLASVMPARFYESHR from the coding sequence ATGTTATATCACACGCTGGGAAAATCAAGCCTCCGGGTCAGTGAAGTGGCTTTCGGGGGTATGTCGCTCCAGGGCGATGAAAGCAATAATATCCGCCTGCTGCAACAGGCCCTGGCCGGTGGCATCAACTTTTTTGATACGGCAGACCTGTATGACAAGGGCGCCAATGAGTCCCTTTTTGGCAAAGCCTTCCACGACCGGCGGGACCAGGTGGTGATCGCCTCCAAAGTGGGGAACCAGCTACGCGCTGATGGCAGCGGCTGGGACTGGAACCCGCGCAAAGAATACATCCTGAAAGCGGTGGAAGACAGCCTGCGCCGCCTGCAAATAGACTACCTGGACCTCTACCAGCTGCATGGCGGCACCCTGGACGATCCTACGGATGAGACCATCAGCGCCTTTGAGCAGTTGCAACAGCAGGGCAAGATCCGCTACTACGGCATTTCTTCCATCCGTCCTAATGTGATCCGCACCTGGATAGAGCGCTCCAACATAGTGAGTGTAATGATGCAATACAGCCTGCTGGACCGCCGCCCGGAAGAAACGGTCCTTGGCCTGCTGGAAGCCAACAATATTGGCGTACTGGCCCGGGGTAGCGTGGCCAAAGGCCTGCTGGCCGGGAAGCCCGCTACGGAATATTCAGATTTCACCACGGACCTCGTGCAGGCCCAAAGCGATGCGGTAAAAGCCATCTCCGGCCCCAGGCGTACCATGGGGCAAACCGCCATGCGCTATGTATTGCAGCACCCGGCCATTACCAGCGTGGTAGTAGGCATCCGCACGGAGGCCCAACTGCAGCAAGCCCTGGCCCTTAGTGACACACCGGAACTTACGCCTGGTGAAATGCAATCCCTGGCCAGTGTAATGCCTGCCAGGTTCTATGAATCACACCGCTAA